Proteins encoded together in one uncultured Sphaerochaeta sp. window:
- a CDS encoding NAD(P)-dependent oxidoreductase encodes MLILISDAFDDVLAGKLTAFGEVTTDKSRLAEANVVLVRSKTKCTKDYIDQAPNLKVIIRGGVGIDNIDKAYAESKGIVVRNTPKSSAIAVAELAFALMLSTPCNLITYHNGMKSGQWLKNVKRSELYGKTLCLFGIGNIARKVAERAKAFGMNVVAYDKYVKTSEAAEMKETPEEAVKDADYISLHLPLTEETQCMVGRKLIAHCSKKPVIINTGRARCVEENEMVSMLEDGSVSWYCTDVWPTDPPSEDYPILKAERVTITPHVGANSVENLARIGDEAYEILEGLKKEGVI; translated from the coding sequence AACTGACCGCCTTCGGAGAGGTCACCACAGACAAGAGTCGCCTTGCTGAGGCGAATGTTGTTCTGGTACGGAGCAAGACCAAATGTACCAAGGACTATATCGATCAGGCACCTAACCTGAAGGTTATCATCCGCGGAGGTGTTGGTATCGACAACATCGATAAGGCATATGCAGAGAGCAAAGGCATTGTGGTTCGCAATACCCCTAAATCATCAGCAATTGCAGTAGCTGAGCTGGCTTTTGCCTTGATGCTCAGTACTCCCTGTAACCTGATTACCTACCACAATGGAATGAAGAGTGGGCAGTGGCTCAAGAACGTGAAGAGAAGTGAACTCTATGGGAAGACACTCTGTCTCTTTGGTATTGGAAATATTGCTCGCAAAGTTGCTGAGCGTGCAAAGGCGTTCGGCATGAACGTAGTAGCATATGATAAGTATGTGAAAACCAGCGAAGCTGCTGAGATGAAGGAGACTCCCGAAGAAGCGGTAAAGGATGCTGATTACATCTCCTTGCATCTTCCCCTTACCGAGGAGACCCAATGCATGGTCGGCCGAAAGCTGATCGCTCATTGTTCCAAGAAGCCGGTCATCATCAATACAGGTCGTGCACGCTGTGTAGAGGAAAATGAAATGGTATCGATGCTTGAGGATGGATCGGTCAGCTGGTACTGTACTGATGTATGGCCGACTGATCCCCCTTCTGAAGATTACCCCATTCTCAAGGCAGAGCGCGTGACAATCACCCCTCATGTTGGGGCAAATAGTGTGGAAAATCTTGCGCGTATCGGCGATGAAGCCTATGAAATTCTGGAAGGATTGAAGAAGGAAGGAGTAATCTGA
- the serC gene encoding 3-phosphoserine/phosphohydroxythreonine transaminase, with translation MERKKNYFAGPSVMPVEVLEKLKEDMVDFKGQGLSMIEASHRGGMFEEMYDQCLGLFRELLGISDEYDVYFLGGGATLQFTMIPMNFLRPGTVADYIRSGTWSNKAADDAEKLGKVNYYYDGKVNNFSSLPDPKTVKPSKDSSYLYLCSNETIGGIEWQDFPDTGSVPLIGDMSSDIFSRPIPVDKFSMIYGGVQKNLGPAGATFVIMKKSMLEKQNSNLTAYMDYKLHSKNKGLYNTPPVFSIWAVKLVLEWIKANGGTEGMLKRAQEKSSIIYDTIDNSSFFRSPVDAAYRSRMNIVFRLPSEELEAKFIEETKKADMLGLKGHRSVGGLRASIYNALPVEDVEALAQFMKEFERKNG, from the coding sequence ATGGAACGGAAGAAAAATTATTTTGCAGGTCCCTCGGTAATGCCTGTAGAGGTGCTGGAGAAACTCAAGGAAGATATGGTCGACTTCAAGGGACAAGGATTGTCCATGATCGAGGCCAGTCACCGTGGCGGCATGTTTGAAGAGATGTATGACCAATGTCTCGGTCTCTTCAGAGAGTTGCTGGGTATCAGCGATGAGTATGATGTCTATTTCCTTGGTGGTGGAGCAACTTTGCAGTTCACCATGATCCCCATGAACTTCCTACGTCCAGGCACTGTTGCAGATTATATCCGAAGCGGCACATGGTCAAACAAAGCAGCAGATGATGCTGAGAAACTGGGAAAAGTCAACTATTACTATGATGGAAAGGTGAACAACTTCTCCAGTCTTCCCGATCCTAAGACCGTCAAGCCAAGTAAGGATTCCAGTTACCTTTATCTCTGTTCGAATGAAACAATCGGGGGTATTGAGTGGCAGGACTTCCCGGATACCGGCTCCGTTCCCTTGATCGGTGACATGTCCAGCGATATCTTCAGCCGTCCCATTCCCGTGGATAAGTTCTCCATGATCTATGGTGGGGTACAGAAGAATCTTGGACCTGCAGGTGCAACCTTTGTAATCATGAAAAAGTCCATGCTTGAGAAGCAGAATTCCAATCTTACCGCGTATATGGATTACAAGTTGCATAGCAAGAACAAGGGGTTGTACAATACTCCTCCAGTGTTCTCTATCTGGGCAGTGAAGCTGGTCCTTGAGTGGATCAAGGCAAATGGTGGAACTGAAGGTATGTTGAAGCGTGCCCAGGAGAAGAGCAGTATCATCTATGATACCATCGATAACTCCTCCTTCTTCCGAAGCCCTGTTGATGCTGCATATCGTTCCAGGATGAATATTGTATTCCGTCTTCCCAGTGAGGAACTGGAAGCAAAGTTCATCGAGGAGACAAAGAAGGCAGACATGCTTGGTCTCAAGGGACACCGTTCAGTTGGTGGATTACGGGCAAGCATTTACAATGCACTTCCTGTTGAAGATGTTGAGGCACTTGCTCAGTTCATGAAGGAATTCGAAAGGAAAAACGGGTGA
- a CDS encoding Lrp/AsnC family transcriptional regulator: MKVKMDETNKAIIRQLRDGRKPFSAIAEELSITENTVRARVNKLIEEGVLEISGLVNPEVIPGLQVVMMGVKLKTLDLERKAKEFSSLRGIISASVVTGRYDLIVHLVLSEEEGLSLLDFFKTELDKISEISEVETFVVYQSHNLRIPYIL, encoded by the coding sequence ATGAAAGTGAAGATGGATGAAACGAACAAAGCGATAATCCGACAGTTGCGTGATGGCAGAAAGCCTTTCAGTGCTATTGCTGAAGAGTTGAGCATCACGGAAAATACCGTTCGCGCCCGCGTCAATAAGCTGATTGAGGAGGGTGTGCTGGAGATTTCCGGACTGGTGAATCCGGAAGTAATACCTGGGTTGCAGGTGGTCATGATGGGGGTGAAGCTAAAAACCCTTGACTTGGAGAGGAAAGCCAAAGAATTTTCCAGCCTCCGAGGGATCATCTCTGCTTCGGTTGTTACCGGTCGCTATGATCTGATCGTCCATCTGGTCCTGAGTGAGGAAGAGGGGTTGAGCCTTCTGGATTTCTTCAAGACAGAACTTGATAAGATTTCCGAGATTTCTGAAGTGGAAACCTTTGTGGTCTATCAATCACACAATCTGAGGATTCCTTATATCCTGTAG
- a CDS encoding dihydroorotate dehydrogenase-like protein gives MADLSTSYLGLKLKNPLIAGSSPLTSSLDNLKRCEDAGLSAVVLKSIFEEQIELDSESAVDESNAYLTHADAYGFMKHASMEQQIDAYLTLLEDAKQALDIPVIASINCKQNGSWIEYAKRFVACGADAIELNHYVVAADVEVEGATLEKEYLSLVKSARKQLKLPISLKMGPAFSSLANMLRRFDELSIDGVVLFNRFYSPDIDIDKLALVPAQMISSKDEYALSLRWTALMSEEVRYDICAATGIHSGSTVVKQLLAGAKAVQLCSVLLKQGLSSVAKIEKELSDWMESHAYSSISDFNGKLAQERMADPAKWERVQYMKSILEAQKG, from the coding sequence ATGGCAGACCTGTCTACATCATATCTTGGATTGAAATTAAAGAACCCCTTGATCGCAGGGAGTAGTCCCCTTACATCATCATTGGATAACCTGAAACGTTGTGAAGATGCAGGATTATCTGCTGTGGTACTGAAATCCATCTTTGAAGAACAGATTGAATTGGACAGTGAGTCAGCTGTGGATGAGTCAAATGCATATCTCACGCATGCTGATGCCTATGGGTTCATGAAACATGCAAGCATGGAACAGCAAATCGATGCATACCTGACTTTGCTCGAGGATGCAAAACAAGCGTTGGATATTCCCGTTATTGCCAGTATAAACTGCAAGCAGAATGGTAGCTGGATCGAGTATGCAAAACGCTTTGTTGCCTGTGGTGCAGATGCAATCGAATTGAACCACTACGTGGTAGCGGCAGATGTTGAGGTGGAAGGGGCAACCCTTGAGAAGGAATATCTCTCCCTCGTGAAGAGTGCCAGAAAACAGCTCAAGCTTCCCATCAGTCTGAAAATGGGGCCAGCTTTCTCTTCCTTGGCAAATATGCTCAGGCGATTTGACGAACTCTCCATTGATGGAGTAGTGCTGTTCAATCGTTTCTATAGCCCTGATATTGATATCGACAAACTTGCTTTGGTCCCTGCACAGATGATAAGCAGCAAGGATGAATATGCATTGAGTCTCCGTTGGACTGCACTGATGAGTGAGGAAGTCCGTTATGATATCTGTGCTGCTACCGGTATTCACAGTGGAAGCACTGTGGTAAAGCAGTTGCTTGCCGGAGCAAAGGCCGTTCAGTTGTGCTCCGTTCTGCTAAAGCAAGGACTCTCTTCAGTAGCAAAGATAGAGAAGGAGCTCTCCGACTGGATGGAATCACACGCATACTCCAGTATCTCTGACTTCAATGGAAAGTTGGCCCAGGAACGAATGGCTGACCCAGCTAAATGGGAACGAGTCCAGTACATGAAGTCAATTCTGGAAGCTCAAAAGGGTTGA
- a CDS encoding 1-acyl-sn-glycerol-3-phosphate acyltransferase: protein MNVEQYKDIAPYRGSDVRDAIERVLKNKDALYRILSSLGPVESEAERQQVDTYTNYIFSELEKVTTYDEFQEHITAGIFLPAIIEKSVNKFSFDGLQKIKDDQAYLFMSNHRDIVLDCALIDFALDRGGKMLCEMAIGDNLLTNQFITDLFKLNGGVTVKRTLPMREKYLESIRLSAYFVELITEENKSIWVAQKSGRAKDGFDVTTPAIIKMLHLSQKKKGISFSDVVNNCHIVPVAVSYEYDPCDLIKAGEEVTRLAKGEQAKKRYEDLISISRGMKGYKGNVHIAFGTPLEGEWENSDQVAQEVDRQIHTLYKLWPTNLFAYDYLYNSTQFKDSYKDFDKEAFLYRFKGTREEVRQYALNTYANPVVSYLAAQKK, encoded by the coding sequence ATGAATGTAGAACAGTATAAAGACATAGCCCCCTATAGGGGGTCAGATGTTCGTGACGCAATTGAACGTGTTTTAAAGAACAAGGATGCGTTATACCGGATTCTCTCGTCTCTCGGGCCTGTAGAGTCGGAAGCAGAACGTCAACAGGTTGACACGTACACAAATTACATTTTCTCAGAACTGGAAAAGGTAACGACCTACGATGAATTCCAAGAGCATATTACAGCGGGAATATTCCTGCCTGCCATTATTGAGAAGAGTGTGAACAAGTTTTCGTTTGATGGTTTGCAAAAAATCAAGGATGACCAAGCTTACCTGTTTATGAGCAATCATCGGGATATCGTGCTTGATTGTGCTTTGATTGACTTTGCGCTCGACAGAGGGGGAAAGATGCTCTGTGAGATGGCAATTGGGGATAACCTACTGACCAATCAGTTTATCACCGATTTGTTCAAACTCAACGGAGGGGTGACTGTCAAACGGACGCTTCCCATGCGAGAAAAGTACTTGGAATCCATTCGGCTCAGTGCCTATTTTGTTGAATTGATCACTGAAGAAAATAAATCAATCTGGGTAGCCCAGAAGAGTGGAAGAGCCAAGGATGGATTCGACGTGACAACACCAGCGATCATCAAGATGCTCCACCTTTCCCAGAAAAAGAAGGGTATTTCATTTTCTGATGTGGTGAATAATTGTCACATTGTTCCTGTTGCTGTCAGCTATGAATATGATCCCTGTGATCTTATCAAGGCAGGGGAAGAAGTTACTCGTTTAGCGAAAGGCGAGCAAGCCAAGAAGCGATATGAGGATCTGATCTCCATATCCCGTGGAATGAAGGGCTACAAGGGAAATGTGCATATTGCTTTTGGAACTCCTCTGGAAGGGGAGTGGGAGAATTCTGATCAGGTTGCTCAAGAGGTTGATCGTCAGATTCATACGCTTTATAAGCTATGGCCTACCAATCTCTTTGCCTATGACTACCTATATAACAGTACCCAGTTCAAGGACTCCTATAAAGACTTTGATAAAGAAGCCTTCCTGTATCGCTTCAAGGGTACCCGAGAGGAGGTACGTCAATATGCACTCAATACCTATGCGAATCCAGTGGTTTCCTACTTGGCTGCACAAAAAAAGTAG
- the mutL gene encoding DNA mismatch repair endonuclease MutL, translating to MRIQKLDPLVAQRIAAGEVIDRPASVIRELLDNALDAGAKQLVASVTDGGLESIKLIDDGEGIAREDLPLLCESHATSKVHELEDLYHIKSMGFRGEALYSIAAVSTVTIASSYQGQDAYQITVDNGIKGEVQPGGPREGTTVSVEGLFKELPARRQFLKRPSTEATMCRYVLQEKALAFPERSFRFITDGKVRVDLPATNKKQRVLDVLAISQNIVPSEMIELYDSAGRFNLYAVCSSPALYRSDRSHIKIFVNNRPVEEFALVQAVTYGYGEMLHGGAFPYCYLFIDVDPTLVDFNIHPTKREVKLRNKAEIHHQVVGMISSQVRRTIPRIVAKEIQDEQTPLLTPKATYTHQRAQDASSHERSSRYQGDARKPIDPEWFQKAKEILQSDGMQATRATETENIWDMQAKQEQFTYLGQAFNLFLVAEKENDLYLVDQHAAHERILYDEVRAKREVQSLMIPLSFEVERDVDNYLQGNLDVYLNLGIKLVRSDDLLWEIHAIPAIYRSVEKQLVSFIQTMSGESEEVEKGLYAIVACHAAIKAGDSIDRMMAISLLEKVFALAEPTCPHGRTFVIRLHKDELMKAVQRT from the coding sequence ATGAGAATACAAAAGCTCGATCCGCTTGTAGCCCAACGTATTGCTGCAGGCGAGGTTATTGATAGACCAGCATCAGTCATCCGTGAATTGCTTGACAATGCACTGGATGCAGGGGCCAAACAACTGGTAGCCAGTGTAACCGATGGGGGCCTTGAGTCAATCAAATTGATCGATGATGGAGAGGGAATTGCAAGGGAAGACCTTCCTCTGCTCTGTGAAAGCCACGCCACCAGCAAGGTTCATGAACTTGAAGATCTGTATCATATCAAGAGCATGGGTTTCCGCGGAGAAGCATTGTACAGTATCGCCGCAGTATCCACCGTCACTATTGCCAGCAGTTACCAAGGGCAGGATGCTTATCAGATTACCGTAGATAATGGAATAAAAGGCGAGGTACAACCCGGTGGGCCTCGAGAAGGAACAACGGTAAGTGTTGAGGGCTTGTTCAAGGAACTTCCTGCCAGGCGTCAGTTTCTGAAAAGACCTTCAACGGAAGCAACCATGTGCCGCTATGTCCTACAGGAGAAGGCGCTCGCTTTTCCCGAACGATCTTTTCGGTTCATCACTGATGGAAAGGTCCGGGTCGATCTCCCTGCCACTAATAAGAAACAACGCGTACTGGATGTCCTGGCTATCAGCCAGAATATCGTTCCCTCCGAGATGATTGAGCTTTATGACAGCGCAGGTCGATTCAACCTCTATGCGGTTTGTTCTTCTCCTGCACTCTATAGAAGTGACCGTTCCCACATCAAGATCTTTGTGAACAATAGACCTGTGGAGGAGTTTGCCCTTGTACAGGCAGTTACCTATGGCTACGGGGAGATGCTGCACGGTGGAGCCTTTCCCTACTGTTATCTCTTTATTGATGTCGATCCTACGTTGGTTGATTTCAATATCCATCCTACCAAGCGTGAGGTGAAGCTTAGAAACAAAGCTGAAATACACCATCAGGTTGTGGGAATGATCTCCAGCCAGGTCCGTCGCACCATACCAAGGATTGTAGCAAAAGAGATACAGGACGAGCAGACTCCCCTGCTTACCCCCAAGGCAACCTATACCCACCAGAGGGCTCAGGATGCATCCAGCCATGAGAGAAGCAGCAGATACCAGGGAGATGCAAGAAAGCCCATCGACCCTGAGTGGTTCCAGAAAGCAAAAGAGATTCTTCAATCAGATGGAATGCAGGCAACCCGCGCTACCGAAACTGAGAATATCTGGGATATGCAGGCTAAACAGGAGCAATTCACCTACCTCGGACAGGCTTTCAATCTCTTTCTGGTTGCAGAAAAGGAGAATGACCTTTACCTGGTAGACCAGCATGCAGCGCATGAGAGGATTCTCTATGATGAGGTACGGGCAAAGAGAGAAGTACAGTCCCTGATGATTCCCCTCTCTTTTGAGGTTGAACGTGACGTTGACAACTACCTGCAGGGGAATCTGGATGTATACCTGAATTTGGGAATCAAGCTGGTCCGCAGTGATGACCTCCTCTGGGAAATCCATGCAATTCCTGCAATCTACCGCTCGGTAGAGAAACAGTTGGTTTCTTTCATACAGACGATGAGTGGGGAGAGTGAAGAGGTCGAGAAAGGACTCTATGCCATTGTTGCATGCCATGCAGCGATCAAGGCAGGGGACTCAATAGACCGTATGATGGCCATCTCCCTCTTGGAGAAAGTGTTCGCCCTTGCCGAGCCAACCTGTCCGCATGGAAGAACCTTTGTTATCAGGCTCCACAAAGATGAATTAATGAAGGCTGTACAGCGGACCTAA